A genome region from Vicinamibacterales bacterium includes the following:
- a CDS encoding translocation/assembly module TamB domain-containing protein, with amino-acid sequence MMAFLTSLRRRWPEAALVASLLVVAAVGGVALRAAALALVGGVVAFAIRRRVRDVAVALGAAVVAIVVVAVATLTIDIGSVFGGALKTVAENQGGRYIERPLHIGRIGIHLASGRFVVEDIRIDGVKRGDAPFFTARRVLVGLPWWRVFRTREFLIASLELNDWAMQIEKFSDGDNIPRFVHESKEPKGPKRFTTTLQYVHAYRGQFTYIDHGTWRTIARNLDIYVRHDTGEYLGTATITNGVVQIKDYLPMRSDMRVKFKVDGPIIRLPEIVLDTDGAHSLVTGQVDFGHWPNMIYNVDSKVNFWRMREIFFASESWRSRGEGRFKGTFRLFKGGHELKGDFTSPLVHINVFAVPDLKGSLIWEPHRFEVTRATGRFYGGYADFKYSMAPLSDPVPAVARWDVKYRDVDLTQLSDALEMRGLRLAGTASGRNLLEWPLGDFKQHRGDGQIDVTPPAGRTVLTRAALPSESAIHDEPPLTGPEPNPTLWPRPKAIGGEFLYRFDPDWVDVAPSHLATERTYVEFQGRTAYGVKSQFPFYARSADWQESDRLLAGIISAFGSPTGVIKVGGHGEFHGTMTKAFTEPRIEGQFDSDQMRAWDVVWGRATGGLVIENGYVDITRGVVTKGASRIDADGRFSLGYPRRDQGEEINARIVAKDRDLRDLRHAFELDDWPLEGKLSGDFRLSSKYTRPFGYGRMTITGTTAWGEPFEQASASLRFEGTGVRLDAVDMKKSGGTVTGAAYVGWDGRYSFNANGQRIPMESVAAVKYGNTPLSGLMQFSMAGTSTFKSPRYEGRVRIDDVFLGDEGIGQVMGRLNVRERLLTIEQFEAASPRLAVSGSGQIEMTPTVDAELSLRFTDTSLDPYLRLFEPRLSPYTRAIASGTVRAVGQLADWDRLSVTATVETLDASLFDYALHNDGPIRLTLENNTIESARLRLAGEDTRLDVSGSVNLKERRIGVKVAGDANLGILQLFFKDMRSSGRAELSGSIDGPMTKPQFSGTAQITDGRLRLLSLPNSLQAINGRVAFAGDGIRLEDITAQLAGGRVRFGGRIEMNGYTPGQLALTATGENMELRYPEGFRSTLDAQLDLVGTMAAPTLRGTVMVKSAVYSKRIDIGPGILELAGGRTPTGSPAAAGGVAILPVRFDLRIQAPSSLRIESNLAHVVSSADLVLRGSYDRPLLFGRAEVERGEVLFEGKRYVVRRGTIDFTNPAKIEPFFDFEAETLVRVPGQTYVVNAQVVGTVNRMSEPVLTSDPPLPTVQILSLLFGGDTGRAEAKDAELRTLQREEIQGRLATSRVQQAAVGVVSAPVTKAVEQAFGLDTFQITPNVYDPYQRVTPTARLTVGKRVSSKVYFTYSRSLNTPGGGDQVILLEYDQNARMSWVFSRNEDGTYALDVRVRHVF; translated from the coding sequence ATGATGGCGTTTCTCACCTCTCTCCGCCGGCGTTGGCCAGAGGCCGCTCTCGTCGCGTCGCTGCTCGTGGTGGCGGCGGTCGGCGGCGTGGCCCTGCGCGCGGCCGCCCTCGCGCTGGTCGGCGGTGTCGTGGCGTTCGCCATCCGGCGGCGGGTCCGTGACGTCGCCGTCGCGCTCGGCGCCGCCGTCGTGGCGATCGTCGTGGTGGCGGTCGCCACGCTGACGATCGACATCGGCAGCGTGTTCGGCGGGGCGCTCAAGACCGTGGCCGAGAACCAGGGCGGAAGGTACATCGAGCGGCCGCTGCACATCGGGCGGATCGGCATCCACCTCGCGAGCGGCCGGTTCGTCGTGGAGGACATCCGGATCGACGGGGTGAAGCGTGGGGACGCGCCGTTCTTCACCGCCCGGCGGGTCCTGGTCGGCCTGCCCTGGTGGCGGGTGTTCCGCACGCGCGAGTTCCTGATCGCCTCTCTCGAGCTGAACGACTGGGCGATGCAGATCGAGAAGTTCTCCGACGGCGACAACATCCCCAGGTTCGTGCACGAATCGAAGGAGCCCAAGGGGCCGAAGCGCTTCACGACGACCCTGCAGTACGTGCACGCGTATCGCGGACAGTTCACGTACATCGACCACGGCACGTGGAGGACGATCGCCCGCAACCTCGATATCTACGTCAGGCACGACACCGGGGAGTATCTCGGGACGGCGACCATCACCAACGGCGTGGTGCAGATCAAGGACTACCTGCCCATGCGGTCCGACATGCGCGTGAAGTTCAAGGTCGACGGGCCGATCATCCGGCTTCCCGAGATCGTGCTCGACACCGACGGCGCCCATTCGCTCGTGACCGGCCAGGTGGATTTCGGCCACTGGCCGAACATGATCTACAACGTCGATTCGAAGGTGAACTTCTGGCGGATGCGGGAGATCTTCTTCGCGAGCGAATCGTGGCGCAGCCGTGGCGAGGGCCGCTTCAAGGGGACGTTCCGGCTCTTCAAGGGGGGGCACGAGCTGAAGGGGGATTTCACCAGCCCGCTCGTGCACATCAACGTCTTCGCGGTTCCGGATCTCAAGGGCTCGCTGATCTGGGAACCGCACCGGTTCGAGGTCACGCGCGCGACGGGCCGCTTCTACGGCGGATACGCGGACTTCAAGTACTCGATGGCGCCGCTCTCCGACCCGGTGCCGGCGGTGGCGCGGTGGGACGTCAAGTACCGGGACGTGGACCTGACCCAGTTGTCGGACGCGCTCGAGATGCGTGGCTTGCGCCTGGCGGGGACGGCCAGCGGCCGGAACCTGCTCGAGTGGCCGCTCGGCGACTTCAAGCAGCACCGGGGCGACGGGCAGATCGACGTCACGCCGCCCGCCGGCCGTACGGTGCTCACACGGGCCGCGCTTCCCTCGGAGTCCGCCATCCACGACGAGCCGCCGCTCACGGGTCCGGAACCCAACCCGACCTTGTGGCCCCGGCCCAAGGCCATCGGCGGCGAGTTCCTGTACCGGTTCGATCCAGACTGGGTGGACGTGGCGCCCAGCCATCTGGCGACCGAGCGGACGTACGTCGAGTTCCAGGGACGCACGGCCTACGGCGTCAAGTCGCAGTTCCCGTTCTATGCGCGGAGCGCCGACTGGCAGGAGAGCGACCGGCTCCTCGCGGGCATCATCAGTGCGTTCGGTTCGCCGACGGGCGTGATCAAGGTCGGAGGCCATGGCGAGTTCCACGGGACGATGACCAAGGCGTTCACCGAGCCGCGAATCGAGGGACAGTTCGACAGCGACCAGATGCGTGCGTGGGACGTGGTGTGGGGGCGCGCCACCGGCGGCCTGGTCATCGAGAACGGCTACGTGGACATCACGCGCGGCGTGGTGACGAAGGGCGCGTCGAGGATCGACGCGGATGGACGTTTCTCGCTCGGGTACCCGAGGAGGGATCAGGGCGAGGAAATCAACGCGCGCATCGTGGCCAAGGACCGCGACCTGCGCGACCTGCGCCACGCGTTCGAGCTGGACGACTGGCCGCTCGAGGGGAAGCTCTCGGGCGACTTCCGCCTGTCCAGCAAGTACACCCGCCCGTTCGGCTATGGCCGCATGACGATCACCGGCACGACGGCGTGGGGTGAGCCGTTCGAGCAGGCCTCCGCGTCGCTCCGGTTCGAGGGGACGGGCGTCAGGCTCGACGCCGTCGACATGAAGAAGAGCGGCGGTACGGTGACCGGCGCGGCGTACGTGGGCTGGGACGGGCGGTACTCCTTCAACGCCAACGGCCAGCGGATCCCGATGGAGAGCGTGGCGGCGGTGAAATACGGCAACACACCGCTCTCCGGCCTCATGCAGTTCTCGATGGCCGGCACATCCACCTTCAAGAGTCCGCGGTACGAGGGGCGCGTCCGCATCGACGATGTGTTCCTCGGTGACGAGGGCATCGGCCAGGTGATGGGACGGCTGAACGTCCGCGAGCGGCTGCTCACGATCGAGCAATTCGAGGCCGCCTCCCCGCGCCTGGCCGTGTCGGGGTCGGGGCAGATCGAGATGACGCCGACCGTGGACGCCGAATTGTCGCTCCGCTTCACCGACACGTCGCTCGATCCCTACCTGCGCCTGTTCGAACCGAGGCTCTCGCCCTACACGCGCGCCATCGCGAGCGGCACCGTGCGCGCCGTCGGCCAACTCGCCGACTGGGACCGCCTGTCCGTCACTGCGACGGTGGAAACGCTGGACGCAAGCCTGTTCGACTACGCGCTGCACAACGACGGCCCGATCCGCCTCACGCTCGAGAACAACACGATCGAGTCGGCGCGCCTGCGCCTGGCGGGCGAGGACACGCGGCTCGACGTATCCGGCAGCGTGAACCTGAAAGAGCGCCGGATTGGCGTGAAGGTCGCGGGCGACGCGAACCTCGGCATCCTGCAGCTGTTCTTCAAGGACATGCGCAGTTCCGGCCGGGCGGAGCTCAGCGGATCGATCGACGGGCCGATGACCAAGCCGCAGTTCTCGGGCACCGCGCAGATCACCGACGGCCGTCTCCGCCTGCTCTCGCTGCCCAATTCGCTCCAGGCCATCAACGGCCGCGTGGCCTTCGCCGGCGACGGCATCCGGCTGGAGGACATCACGGCGCAGCTCGCGGGCGGGCGCGTCCGCTTCGGCGGACGGATCGAGATGAACGGCTATACGCCGGGTCAGCTCGCGCTCACCGCGACCGGCGAGAACATGGAGCTCCGCTACCCGGAGGGGTTCCGGTCCACGCTCGACGCCCAGCTCGATCTGGTGGGGACCATGGCCGCACCGACGCTTCGCGGCACGGTGATGGTGAAGAGCGCCGTGTACAGCAAGCGGATCGACATCGGGCCCGGAATCCTCGAACTCGCCGGTGGGCGGACGCCGACGGGCTCGCCGGCGGCGGCCGGCGGGGTGGCCATCCTGCCGGTGCGCTTCGACCTCCGAATCCAGGCGCCGTCCTCGCTGAGGATCGAGAGCAACCTCGCGCACGTCGTATCGAGCGCGGACCTCGTGCTGCGCGGGTCCTACGACCGCCCGCTCCTGTTCGGACGGGCCGAGGTCGAGCGCGGCGAGGTCCTGTTCGAGGGCAAGCGGTACGTCGTTCGGCGCGGTACCATCGACTTCACGAACCCCGCGAAGATCGAACCGTTCTTCGACTTCGAGGCGGAGACGCTCGTCCGCGTCCCCGGACAGACCTACGTCGTCAACGCTCAAGTCGTGGGCACGGTGAACCGGATGAGCGAGCCGGTGCTCACCTCCGACCCGCCGCTGCCGACCGTGCAGATCCTCTCGCTGCTGTTCGGCGGTGATACGGGCCGCGCGGAGGCAAAGGACGCCGAGCTTCGGACGCTGCAGCGCGAGGAGATCCAGGGCCGTCTGGCCACCTCGCGCGTGCAGCAGGCTGCGGTTGGCGTCGTGTCGGCTCCAGTGACGAAGGCCGTGGAGCAGGCATTCGGCCTCGACACGTTCCAAATCACGCCGAATGTGTACGACCCCTACCAGCGCGTGACGCCGACCGCACGGCTCACGGTCGGCAAGCGCGTCTCGAGCAAGGTGTACTTCACCTACTCGCGGAGCCTGAACACGCCGGGCGGCGGCGACCAGGTGATTCTGCTCGAGTACGACCAGAATGCCCGCATGTCCTGGGTGTTCTCACGGAACGAGGACGGTACCTACGCCCTCGATGTCCGCGTGAGGCACGTGTTCTGA
- a CDS encoding biotin carboxylase N-terminal domain-containing protein has protein sequence MKVLIANRGEIAVRVIRACRELGLPTVAVYSECDRASLHVRFADEAYAIGPNPPSESYLRADRIIDAARRAGADAVHPGYGFLAENAEFARVCADAGLTFIGPSAGVIERMGSKTGARTVAIDAGVPVVPGTVEPLGPATPDDEIARIAAGIGYPLFIKAVAGGGGKGMRLVADPADLGSAIRAARSEAGSSFGDPHIYIERQLEFPRHIEIQLLADHHGTIVPFVERECSIQRRHQKVLEESPSVAVSDTLRAELAAAACAVAASVGYTNAGTIEFLLDRDGRFYFLEMNTRLQVEHPITELVSGVDLVHWQIRIARGERLTLSASGGPGGTSPGTLVPRGHAIECRIYAEDPDNGFMPSPGRMLGRRVPGGPGIRRDDGGATPGLDVPIHYDPLIAKLSAWGGDRAQAILRMSRALGEYEVRGIKTSIPFFRWLLHSSDFRAGRFDTTFLDRELARRNGDPFVTVPDEAERIALLAAAIHAFEKATPDGESSRIAQGAARGWKLQGRMDALR, from the coding sequence ATGAAGGTTCTCATCGCCAATCGCGGGGAAATCGCGGTGCGCGTCATCCGCGCCTGCCGCGAGCTCGGGCTCCCAACCGTCGCCGTGTACTCGGAGTGTGACCGCGCGAGCCTGCACGTGCGGTTTGCGGACGAGGCGTACGCGATTGGTCCCAACCCCCCGTCGGAAAGCTATCTGCGCGCCGACCGGATCATCGACGCCGCCCGTCGAGCGGGTGCCGACGCCGTTCATCCCGGCTACGGTTTCCTCGCTGAGAACGCCGAGTTCGCGCGGGTGTGTGCCGACGCCGGCCTGACGTTCATCGGTCCGTCGGCTGGCGTCATCGAACGGATGGGCAGCAAGACCGGTGCCCGGACGGTGGCCATCGACGCCGGAGTACCGGTCGTGCCGGGAACGGTTGAGCCTCTCGGCCCGGCCACGCCGGACGATGAGATTGCGCGCATCGCGGCCGGCATCGGCTATCCGCTGTTCATCAAGGCGGTCGCCGGAGGCGGCGGGAAGGGCATGCGCCTGGTCGCCGACCCTGCGGATCTCGGGTCCGCCATCCGCGCGGCACGCTCGGAGGCCGGATCCTCCTTCGGCGACCCGCACATCTACATCGAGCGCCAGCTCGAGTTTCCGCGTCACATCGAGATCCAGCTCCTCGCGGATCACCACGGCACGATCGTGCCGTTCGTCGAGCGTGAGTGTTCGATCCAGCGCCGGCATCAGAAAGTGCTCGAGGAGTCACCGTCGGTTGCGGTGTCCGACACGCTTCGGGCCGAACTGGCCGCGGCCGCGTGCGCGGTGGCGGCGTCGGTCGGCTACACGAATGCCGGAACGATTGAGTTCCTGCTCGATCGCGACGGCCGGTTCTACTTCCTCGAGATGAACACCAGGCTCCAGGTCGAGCACCCGATCACCGAACTCGTGTCGGGGGTCGACCTCGTTCACTGGCAGATTCGGATTGCGCGCGGAGAGCGGCTGACGCTCAGCGCCTCGGGCGGCCCCGGAGGAACGTCGCCCGGCACGTTGGTCCCGCGCGGCCACGCGATCGAGTGCCGCATCTACGCCGAGGACCCCGACAACGGCTTCATGCCGTCGCCCGGCAGGATGCTCGGCCGCCGCGTGCCGGGTGGTCCCGGCATCCGTCGCGACGACGGAGGGGCGACGCCGGGATTGGACGTGCCGATCCACTACGATCCGCTGATTGCGAAGCTGAGTGCATGGGGTGGCGACCGTGCGCAGGCGATCCTCCGGATGTCTCGGGCCCTCGGTGAGTACGAGGTGCGCGGGATCAAGACCAGCATCCCGTTCTTCCGCTGGCTGCTGCACTCGTCGGACTTCCGCGCCGGCCGCTTCGACACCACCTTTCTCGACCGTGAGTTGGCGCGGCGGAACGGTGATCCGTTCGTCACCGTGCCCGACGAGGCCGAGCGCATCGCGCTCCTCGCGGCGGCGATCCACGCCTTCGAGAAGGCGACGCCCGACGGTGAGTCGTCGCGGATCGCCCAGGGAGCGGCCCGCGGGTGGAAGCTCCAGGGGCGCATGGACGCGCTGCGATGA
- a CDS encoding acetyl-CoA carboxylase biotin carboxyl carrier protein subunit has protein sequence MKFEIDVNGRPHAVKIERTGSRYRIEADGRVDVVDVARVDATTMSMILVGDREASHEAALLEGRERGEVEVYLRAGVVQTRVSGAPGQRRWGATGGVGAGVGGGPQPVTAPMPGKIVRVLVKPGDAVTARQGLVVIEAMKMENELKAARDGRVKEVHATEGALVEAGRLLLVIE, from the coding sequence ATGAAGTTCGAAATCGACGTCAACGGCCGGCCCCACGCGGTGAAGATCGAGCGCACCGGATCGCGGTACCGGATCGAAGCCGACGGCCGGGTGGACGTGGTGGACGTGGCTCGGGTGGACGCGACCACGATGTCCATGATCCTCGTCGGCGACCGCGAAGCGAGCCACGAAGCCGCACTGCTCGAAGGGCGGGAACGGGGAGAAGTCGAGGTCTACCTCCGTGCGGGCGTCGTGCAGACGCGCGTATCGGGCGCACCCGGGCAGCGTCGCTGGGGCGCGACGGGTGGCGTGGGCGCGGGTGTCGGCGGCGGCCCGCAGCCCGTTACGGCCCCGATGCCGGGAAAGATCGTCCGCGTCCTGGTCAAGCCTGGTGATGCGGTCACCGCGCGCCAGGGGCTCGTCGTGATCGAAGCGATGAAGATGGAGAACGAGCTGAAGGCGGCTCGCGACGGCCGCGTGAAGGAAGTGCACGCCACGGAAGGCGCGCTCGTCGAAGCCGGCCGACTCCTCCTCGTGATCGAATGA
- a CDS encoding POTRA domain-containing protein: MRTLLTVIVALASLATPCTAAAREAGGQTGNDQAIVAIDAFLGRPIVDIRLQVQGQETADIELKRVLETQVGSALAATGVRESIIHLMALRRFQEVQVRVQENPHGVALLYELVPVRSVRSIEFRGDLGLSARQLRAAVVPRYTSSPPVSRAEEIARMLEALCHDHGFLRAVVHPTPEPGASPDRTILVFNMVAGPQARVGALDVVGAPDSEKRSALERLGLRASGTFDRVSLEEAVARYVITLRARGYLEAAVQTDFVFSTNRERVDVTVRMARGPLVRIEFRGDPLPENRKNEIASLTREGTLDEDALENAQVAIENDFRANGYRDASAAYTRERRGDDQLLIVFSIRRGPQYKVESVRVTGNDHLSRDELSAALRAVAGQWFVQARVDADVTALTERYRRAGYGKAVVKATSVPEPGRPTQLAVEIAVQEGPRTTIGEVAFQFQGGTAIAESELRVALRSQSGAPYYQPQVDADREAVLVLYLGRGYQLAAVDVSARLTGDGTRADLRFLVREGPQLLADHILVVGNVHTKVATIERELGIRTGTPLSAQALADAQRRLIELGLFRRVQVSELQQGTDTRRDVLVVVEEAPVNTIGYGAGFEGGLRVRTDASTGLPVEKIDVAPRGFFEVGRRNLWGKNRAINLFARGAIRTSDQFNSAPSGTTVPASNNLEDTSAGFREFRLLATYREPRFLNSSVDVVVTAGVDQAIRSTFDFNRRQLFAEGSHRFSRTLSVAGRYSLGRTRLFNERIAPESELDIDKIYSRVRLSSFSASVVRNTRDDAFEPTGGNLVTMDGTLAARAIGSQVGFAKGLLQAFSYRQVPILRGSVVAVGARLGLAFGFPQLVADANGSGKTLSLEQEIPASERFFAGGDTSVRGFALDKLGAAKTLDQNGVSNGGNGLLIFNGELRIPLFKVAGYPVGAVTFIDTGNVFAKVGDIGLNSLRSGAGVGLRLNSPIGPLRVDLAWKLNPMTFANGIREDRFAWYVTIGQAF, encoded by the coding sequence ATGCGCACGCTGCTGACCGTCATCGTCGCCCTCGCCTCGCTGGCAACACCATGTACTGCGGCCGCACGGGAGGCGGGCGGGCAGACCGGTAACGACCAGGCGATCGTCGCGATCGACGCGTTCCTCGGCCGTCCCATCGTCGACATCCGTCTGCAAGTCCAGGGGCAGGAAACCGCCGACATCGAACTCAAGCGCGTGCTCGAGACCCAGGTCGGGTCGGCGCTGGCCGCGACCGGCGTTCGCGAGAGCATCATCCACCTGATGGCGCTGCGGCGCTTCCAGGAGGTGCAGGTTCGGGTGCAGGAGAACCCGCACGGCGTCGCCCTGCTCTACGAGCTCGTGCCGGTGCGATCCGTGCGGTCGATCGAGTTCAGGGGCGACCTCGGACTGTCTGCCCGTCAACTCCGTGCCGCGGTGGTGCCACGCTACACGTCATCGCCCCCGGTGTCGCGGGCCGAGGAGATCGCCCGCATGCTCGAGGCGTTGTGCCATGACCACGGATTCCTTCGCGCAGTCGTGCATCCCACGCCGGAGCCTGGGGCGAGCCCCGACCGCACAATCCTCGTCTTCAACATGGTGGCTGGTCCCCAGGCCCGCGTCGGCGCCCTCGACGTCGTCGGTGCGCCGGACAGCGAGAAGCGCTCCGCGCTCGAGCGACTGGGGCTGAGGGCGAGCGGCACCTTCGACCGCGTGTCGCTCGAGGAGGCGGTGGCGCGGTACGTGATTACCCTGCGCGCTCGCGGCTATCTCGAGGCAGCCGTCCAGACCGACTTCGTGTTCTCGACGAACCGTGAGCGCGTCGACGTGACGGTGCGGATGGCGCGCGGGCCGCTCGTGCGGATCGAGTTCCGCGGCGATCCGCTGCCAGAGAACCGGAAGAACGAGATCGCCTCGCTGACCAGGGAAGGGACGCTCGACGAAGACGCGCTCGAGAACGCCCAGGTGGCGATCGAGAACGACTTCAGGGCGAACGGATATCGCGACGCCTCGGCGGCCTACACGCGCGAACGCCGCGGGGACGACCAGCTCCTGATCGTGTTCTCCATCCGTCGCGGGCCACAGTACAAAGTGGAGAGCGTCAGGGTGACGGGCAACGATCACCTCTCCCGCGATGAGCTGTCCGCGGCCCTTCGCGCGGTCGCCGGGCAGTGGTTCGTCCAGGCGCGCGTGGACGCCGATGTCACCGCGCTCACCGAACGCTACCGGCGCGCCGGCTACGGCAAGGCCGTGGTGAAGGCGACGAGTGTTCCGGAGCCCGGGCGACCGACGCAGCTCGCCGTCGAGATCGCCGTGCAGGAGGGGCCGCGCACGACCATCGGTGAGGTGGCCTTCCAGTTCCAGGGAGGAACCGCGATCGCTGAGAGCGAGCTGCGGGTCGCCCTGCGATCGCAGTCGGGCGCGCCCTACTACCAGCCGCAGGTGGATGCCGACCGCGAGGCGGTCCTGGTGTTGTATCTCGGCCGAGGATACCAACTGGCCGCCGTTGACGTGTCCGCGCGCCTGACGGGCGACGGCACGCGCGCCGACCTTCGCTTCCTCGTCCGCGAGGGGCCGCAACTCCTGGCCGACCACATCCTCGTGGTCGGGAACGTGCACACGAAGGTTGCCACCATCGAGCGCGAGCTCGGCATCCGGACGGGCACGCCGCTGTCAGCCCAGGCGCTGGCCGACGCGCAGCGTCGACTCATCGAGCTGGGCCTGTTCCGCCGCGTCCAGGTGAGCGAGCTGCAGCAGGGGACCGACACGCGCCGGGACGTGCTCGTGGTCGTGGAAGAGGCGCCGGTGAACACCATTGGGTACGGCGCGGGATTCGAGGGCGGGCTTCGAGTGCGGACGGACGCCTCGACGGGCCTGCCCGTCGAGAAGATCGACGTCGCGCCGAGAGGCTTCTTCGAGGTGGGCCGGCGGAATCTCTGGGGCAAGAACCGGGCGATCAACCTGTTCGCCCGCGGTGCCATCCGCACGAGCGATCAGTTCAACAGTGCACCGTCCGGAACGACGGTGCCCGCGTCGAACAACCTGGAGGACACGAGCGCCGGGTTCCGTGAGTTCCGGCTGCTCGCCACCTATCGTGAGCCGCGCTTCCTCAATTCCTCGGTGGACGTCGTGGTCACGGCCGGCGTGGACCAGGCCATCCGGTCCACGTTCGACTTCAACCGGCGCCAGCTCTTCGCGGAAGGGAGCCATCGCTTCAGCCGCACGCTCAGCGTGGCGGGCCGATACTCGCTGGGTCGCACGAGGCTCTTCAACGAGCGGATCGCGCCCGAGAGCGAGCTGGACATCGACAAGATCTACTCGCGCGTCCGCCTCTCCTCGTTCTCCGCGTCCGTCGTCCGCAACACGCGCGACGATGCGTTCGAACCGACGGGCGGCAATCTCGTGACCATGGACGGCACGCTGGCCGCGCGGGCGATCGGGTCCCAGGTGGGCTTTGCCAAGGGGCTGCTCCAGGCGTTTTCGTACCGGCAGGTTCCCATCCTCCGTGGCTCGGTGGTGGCGGTGGGTGCGCGCCTCGGTCTCGCGTTCGGCTTCCCGCAGCTCGTCGCCGACGCGAACGGCTCCGGCAAGACCCTGTCCCTGGAGCAGGAGATTCCGGCGAGCGAGCGTTTCTTCGCCGGCGGCGACACCAGCGTGCGCGGCTTCGCTCTCGACAAGCTCGGAGCGGCGAAAACTCTCGACCAGAACGGCGTCTCGAACGGCGGCAACGGCCTCCTGATCTTCAATGGCGAGCTGCGGATTCCCTTGTTCAAGGTTGCCGGCTACCCGGTGGGTGCGGTCACCTTCATCGACACAGGGAACGTGTTCGCGAAGGTGGGAGACATCGGCCTGAACTCGTTGCGCAGCGGCGCCGGCGTCGGGTTGCGGCTCAACTCGCCCATCGGTCCGCTGCGCGTGGACCTCGCGTGGAAGCTCAACCCGATGACGTTTGCGAACGGGATCCGCGAGGACCGGTTCGCGTGGTACGTCACGATCGGCCAGGCGTTCTAG